One region of Ictalurus punctatus breed USDA103 chromosome 6, Coco_2.0, whole genome shotgun sequence genomic DNA includes:
- the dipk2b gene encoding divergent protein kinase domain 2B yields MALRSLSSMASAEVIVGVRWHGWFLCLGLHLIVSNPSPIPSQETNSFMRGFLGLDKCNACVGTSICKKLYKEQIRFERWLSPQLHLPSDNRTSYEGNYTDDSETWRPVVLSRLVSPDLHQLADKSICISAGKRKSCSIEAVLRATPRFQNLDNSNILSPSMVQGLVTPMLRCPSQRLLDRIVRRYFEVADVGSVQMKHFTSKDKLRLLYTLAVNQQPLILQMFPSTEGWPFPRYHGSCGRLMVWAGCRPLRSLYPSPLAPRSDAAYQILHITQTLASNSLHFHLYYTRVSEDIFGIAEDGRLFIMDASTIGIIDLQEGLHTEADPRENYTDVFSCLSGSCRRTPPCESIRPSQSFALLCRHVLPKLLTSTDVQWSGLPSKAIAELTVCADRAQSDQRIHKAVQILKDTLQAFRPCNTDYGYRYPECRYSDKF; encoded by the exons ATGGCACTGAGGAGTCTCTCGTCCATGGCTTCTGCAGAAGTGATAGTAGGAGTACGGTGGCATGGTTGGTTTCTGTGCTTGGGGCTGCATCTGATAGTTTCAAATCCTTCACCCATACCATCACAGGAAACCAACAGCTTTATGAGAGGCTTCCTGGGTCTGGATAAATGCAATGCCTGTGTGGGAACTTCCATCTGTAAGAAGCTTTATAAAGAGCAAATAAG GTTTGAAAGGTGGCTGTCTCCTCAATTGCATTTGCCTTCAGACAATAGGACATCTTATGAGGGGAATTACACAGATGATTCGGAAACCTGGCGGCCCGTGGTACTATCACGCCTGGTTTCCCCTGACCTGCACCAGCTGGCTGACAAAAGCATTTGCATCTCAGCAGGCAAACGGAAATCCTGCAGCATTGAGGCAGTTCTGAGAGCAACACCACGTTTCCAGAACTTGGACAACTCCAATATCCTGTCACCCAGTATGGTGCAG GGTCTGGTTACTCCAATGCTGCGCTGCCCATCTCAGAGGCTGCTGGATCGAATCGTGCGCCGCTACTTTGAGGTAGCTGATGTGGGCAGTGTGCAGATGAAGCACTTCACCAGTAAGGACAAGCTCAGATTGCTCTACACACTGGCTGTCAATCAACAGCCTCTTATActgcag ATGTTTCCAAGCACTGAGGGCTGGCCCTTCCCGCGCTATCATGGTTCCTGTGGCAGGCTGATGGTGTGGGCAGGCTGCAGACCCCTGAGGAGCCTGTACCCATCACCACTGGCACCCAGATCTGACGCTGCCTACCAGATCCTCCACATCACCCAGACCTTGGCCTCCAATAGCCTCCATTTCCACCTTTACTACACCAGGGTTTCAGAGGACATATTTGGCATAGCGGAGGATGGACGGCTCTTCATCATGGATGCCAGCACAATCGGGATCATCGACCTGCAAGAGG GACTCCACACTGAGGCAGACCCACGTGAGAACTACACAGATGTGTTCTCATGTCTGAGCGGTTCCTGTAGAAGAACTCCTCCCTGCGAGAGCATTCGACCCTCTCAGAGCTTTGCCTTGCTTTGTAGACATGTCCTGCCCAAACTGCTCACTTCTACAGATGTGCAATGGTCTGGACTGCCCAGTAAGGCCATCGCAGAGCTGACTGTATGTGCAGACCGAGCACAGTCTGATCAGAGGATACACAAAGCTGTTCAAATCCTTAAGGACACACTACAGGCCTTCAGGCCATGCAATACCGATTATGGATACAGGTATCCAGAATGCAGGTACAGTGACAAGTTCTAG